The DNA region GCCGCGGTCCGCCTCGACCTGCGCCTGGACGCCGAGTTGGGCGCCGGCCGCGACGGCGTCCGCGCCCGCGCCCACCGGCTGCACGCCCGCGGCCATGTCCTCGTCGAGGCGGACGACGAGCGGGCGGTGCCCCGCCTGCGGCTCGTCCGCAGCCGGCCCCGGCGCCCCGGTGAGGCCTGGGTCCTCGCGGGCGGCGGCACGGACGGCTAGGTCCTGTCCTTCCGGGCCAGCAGGTGGACCTCCTGGAACTGGCGCCGGTCGGTGGGCTGGGGCGCCCGTACAAGGCGGGCGACCTCGGCCATGCCGGTCTCGTCGAGCAGCGCGGCGAGGTGGTCGGGCGACCAGCGGTAGGCGGGTGCGACCGCGTGGTCGAAGACCTGGGTCGGGCGGGAGGGGCCCTCGGTGGCCGAGAAGCCGAGGAGGAGGTGGCCGCCGGGGGCCAGGACGCGGTGGAACTCCCGCAGGACGGCGGGGACTTCCGCCGGGGGTGTGTGGATGAGGGACCACCGCGCCAGGATGCCGGCGAGCGTGCCGTCGGCGAGGTCGAGCGCGCCCATCGAGCCCACCTCGAACCGCAGCCCGGGCCAGGCCTGCCGGGCCAGCGCGATCATCGCGGGCGAGGCGTCCACGCCGAACACCGTCAGCCCCGACTCAGCCAGATGCGCGGTGACATGACCGGGCCCGCAGCCGAGGTCCGCGACCCGCCCGCCGCCGGGGTCGCCGTCGGCGCCGGTGGCCCCGACCGCCTCGGTGAAGGCGCTCAGCATCGCGCGGTCCAGCGGACTGTCCCGCAGCGAGTCGCGGAACAGCGCCGCGTATTCGTGGGCGGCGGCGTCATAGGCCTCGCGGGTGGCACTCAGGGCATCGTTGTCGACCATGCCCGCGACCGTAGCCCCCGGCACTGACAACGCCGCACGGCACGTCGCCGCCCGCCCCGAGGGCCGTGGCCGGATCCCGTCACTCCCCGAAGTCGGCGGTTCACCCAACGGTCACCCGCCCCACCCCACCGCAACACCGGGCCGCTCGCCGCAAGCCCTACCTTCCGTGTCGCCCTCGTCCCACGACCGAAAGGTTCGGCATGCCCAGTCGCAAGGTCACCACGGTGGCCCTCGTCGGCGTACTGGCCACCGGCACCCTGGCCGCCACCGCCCTGACCTCGCTCGCGCCCACCGCCGCCGCGGCGGGCATCACGTTCACCGCGACCGCGGACACCTACGTCGACAGCCAGTACCCCTCCGTGAACTACGGCACCTCGACACAACTCGGGGTGGACAACAGCCCCGTGAAGCAGATGGTGCTGCGCTTCGACGTCTCCGGCCTGACCCAGCCGGTCACCCGCGCGAAGCTGCGGATCCATGTCGACGACGTGGCGGGCGCGGAGAGCGGCAACGGCGGCACGTTCCGCGCGATGTCCACCACCTCGTGGTCCGAGACCTCCGTGACCTACAACAACCGTCCGCCGATCGACGGCGCCACGCTCGGCACGCTCGGCTCGGTGGCCCGCAACACCTGGTACGAGGTCGACGTGACCTCGTACGTGACGGGCAACGGCACCTACGGCATCGGCGTCACCTCGTCGAGCACCAACGGCGCGGACTACGACGCGCGCGAAACCGGCGCCACCGCCCCGCAGTTGGTGATCGAGACGGGCACCACGCCCACGCCCACCCCGACGCCGACCAGCACCGCCACCACCACCCCGCCGCCGTCCGGCGACCCGGTCCTCGTCGGCGCCGGCGACATCGCCACCTCGGGGTCCGGCGACACCGCGACCGCGAACCTCCTCGACGGCATCTCCGGCACCGTCTTCACCACCGGCGACAACGCCTACCCCAATGGCACGGCCTCCGACTTCTCCACCTACTACGAGCCGACCTGGGGCCGCCACAAGGCGCGCACCCGGCCGGCGCCGGGCAACCACGACTACAACACCTCGGGCGCGTCGGCGTACTACGGCTACTTCGGCGCCAACGCGGGCCCGTCGGGCCAGGGTTACTACTCCTACGACCTCGGCAACTGGCACGTGGTGTCGCTGAACTCCGAGGTCTCGATGTCCGTCGGCTCGGCCCAGGAGAAGTGGCTGCGCGCCGACCTCGCCGCCGCCAACAAGCCCTGCACCGTGGCCTACTGGCACAAGCCGCGCTGGACCTCCAGCTCCAGCCACGCGCCCGAGCCCGCGACCGGCCCGCTGGTCCAGGCGCTGTACGACTACAACGCCGAGGTCGTCCTGACCGGCCACAACCACCAGTACGAGCGCTTCGCGCCGCAGAACCCGAGCGGCCAGCTCGACACCGCGCGCGGTCTGCGGCAGTTCGTCGCCGGCATGGGCGGCGCCTCCCTCTACGGCTTCGGCACCATCCAGCCGAACAGCGAGGCCCGCAACAACGACACCTTCGGCGTCCTGAAGCTCACCCTGCACAGCAACGGCTACGACTGGCAGTTCGTGCCGCAGGCGGGCAAGACGTACAACGACAGCGGCTCCGGCACCTGCCACTGACGCCGCCCACCCGGGCCCGGACGCCGCCGTGCGCGGCGTCCGGTGCCACCCCCGCCCGCCCGACGCCGCCACGTCACGCCCCGGAGGTCGTCACCCCCGTGTATCTCTCCACGATCGGCAGGAAGGAGCTGCCGGCCGACCCCCAGGACCCCGCCCGGCGGGGCCGCTGGAAGGCGGTCGGGGGCAATGTCCTCGCGCTCGGCACCGTCAGCCTGGTCACCGATGTCTCCGCCGAGATGGTCACGGCCGTCCTGCCGCTGTACCTCGTCCTCGGCCTGCACCTCAGCCCCGCCGCGTACGGCGCCCTCGACGGGCTCCACACCGGGGCCACCGCCCTGCTCAGGCTGGTCGGCGGCTATGTCGCCGACCGGGTCCGCCGGCGCAAGGCGGTCGCCGGAGTGGGTTACGGCCTGTCGGCGTTCGCCAAGCTCGGCCTGGTCGCCGCGGGCGGCTCCCTGGCGTCGATCGGCCTCGTCGTGGCCGCCGACCGGGCGGGCAAGGGGCTGCGCACCGCGCCCCGCGACGCCCTCATCACCCTCTCCGCGCCGGAGGCCTCGCTCGGCCGGGCGTTCGGGGTGCACCGCGCCATGGACAGCGTCGGCGCCTTCGCCGGCCCGCTCGTCGCCCTCGCCGTGCTCACCGCGGCCGGCCAGTCCTTCGACGCGGTCTTCGTCACCAGCTTCTGCGTGGCGGCGCTCGGCCTGCTGATCCTCTTCCTCTTCGTACGCGACCACCGCGAGGCCCGCCCGCCCTCGGGCACCGTCTCACCGCGCGCCGTCGGCCGGCTGCTGCGGACCGCTCCGGTCCGCCGTCTGGTGTGCGCCGCCTGTCTCCTCGGGCTCGCCACCGTCGGCGACGGCTTCGTGTATCTGCTGCTCCAGCGGCGCGAGTCGCTGTCCATCGGCTGGTTCCCGCTGCTCGCCGTCGGCACCAGCCTGTCGTACCTCCTGCTCTCCGCCCCGATCGGCGCGCTGGCCGACCGGATCGGGCGGCTGCCGGTGATGCTCGGCGGTTACGGGGTGCTCGCCGCGGTCTATCTGCTGCTGCACGGCCCGCTGGACGGCCCGGTGCTCCTCGGCACCGTCCTGTTCCTCTACGGGCTGTTCTACGCGGCCACGGAGGGCGTCCTGATGGCGCTCGCCGGCCCGGTCCTGCCGGAACGGCTGCGGACCACCGGCATCGCGCTCGTACAGAGCGGCCAGGCCCTGGCGTACCTCGGCTCGTCCGTCCTGTTCGGCCTCGCGTGGCAGGAGTGGGGCGGCGCGACGGCGAGCCGCTGGGCGGCGGTCGCCGTGGTGGGCGTCGGGGTGGCCACCGCGTTCCTGCTCCGCTCCTCGTCCCCGCGCTCCACGGACGAACAGAAGGGTTCCCCCTCATGACCGCCCCCACGCAGCGGACGAAGCTCCTCGTCACCGCGCTCGCCGCCGTGCTCCTCGCGTCCCTGGCCGCGATCGCCGTGATGGTCGGCCGGCAGAACGCGGTCGCCGACGCCCCTGCCGGAGCCCCCGACGGCGCCCGGCCACAGGCCGCCGGTGCCGCCGGACGGCCCGGCGACCGGCTCCGCGTCCTCAGCAACGGCCTGCTCTCCACCGTCTCCCTCGCCGACCCGTCCGGGCCGCGCACGGTCACCACGACCCGCTGCGACCGGGTCTACACGGCGGGCGGCACCACCGCCTGTCTGACGCCCGCCGGCGCGCTCAGCGGCCCCCGGCTGCTCGTCCTCGACGAGCGGCAGCGGACCCGGCGCACCGTCCCGCTCACCGGTCTGCCCAACCGGACCAGGGTCTCGGCCGACGGCCGCATGGTCGCCTGGACGCTGTTCGTGGGCGGCGACTCGTACGCGGGCGGCGGCTTCTCCACCAGGACCGGCATCCTCGACACGCGCACCGGCCACGTCATCCCGTCCCTGGAGGAGTTCGCGGTCTTCCGTGACGGACGCCGCCACCGGGCGGCGGACATCAACGTCTGGGGCGTCACCTTCGCCGCCGACGACAACCGCTTCTACGCGACCGTCTCCAGCGCCGGCCGGCGCTCCCTGGTGGAGGGCGACATCGCGGCCCGTACCCTGCGCACCCTCGCGGACAACGTCGAGTGCCCGTCGCTGTCGCCCGACGGCCGGCGGATCGCCTTCAAGCAGGCCGTCGGCGCCGATCCGGCCAAGGGCTGGCGCCTGTCCGTCCTCGACCTCGCCACGCTGCGCCGCACCGCACTGGCCGAGACCCGGAGCGTGGACGACCAGGCGGCCTGGATCGACGACGCCACCGTCGCGTACGCCCTCCAGCGCGCCGACGGCACCGACGACGTCTGGACCGTCCCCGCCGACGGCACCGGCCGCCCGCGCGTCCTGGTCCCGGGCGCCGCCTCGCCCGCGGTCCTTCCGGCGCCGGGCCGAGGGCGCTGAGGACGCAGGTGGGCCCGGCCGTCGCACACGGGGGAGGTGCGAGGCCGGGCCCACCACCACGGTAGCGCGGACCCGACCGCCCCGTCTCCGGTATGGCGAAAGCGAAATGCCGAAATCGCGGAACCGCCGAGGCACACTGGCAGGAGGGGGCGGTAGGCAGGCCCCGGCCGGGGCACGGCCGGTGCCGCCCGCTCTGGGAAGAGGGTGCGCGGATGGCTGGCACACGGTCCTCGTCCCGCTCGCGCTACGCCCCGGACCGGGGGCTCGCGACGCGCATGGCGACGACGATGTTCCTGATCGGACTCCTCTACGTGGTCTTCGTCGGCGTCCTGCTCGTCCTGCTGCGCGGATCCTGGCCGGTCATCCTGCTGATCACGGGCGTGCTGTTCGTCGGGCAGTTCTGGTTCAGCGACAAGATCGCCGCGCTCGGGATGGGCGCGCGCGAGGTGACCCGTGAGCAGGCGCCGGAGCTGCACGGCACGGTGGACCGGATCTGCGCCCTCGCCGACATGCCGAAGCCGAAGGTGGCGATCGCCGAGAGCGACGTGCCGAACGCGTTCGCGACCGGGCGCGGCGAGAAGACCGCCCTGGTCTGCGTGACCACGGGCCTGCTGCGGCGGCTCGAGCCGGAGGAACTGGAGGGGGTGCTCGCGCACGAGATGTCGCACGTGGCGCACCGGGACGTCGCGGTCATGACGATCGCGTCCTTCCTCGGGGTGCTCGCCGGGATGATGACCCGGGTCGCGCTCTACAGCGGCCTGGGCCGCAGCCGGGACAGCACCCTGGGCGCCGCCGTGATCCTGGTGCCCGTGGTCAGCGCCGTCGTGTATGTGGTCAGCTTCCTGCTCACCCGGGTGCTGTCCCGCTACCGCGAGCTGGCCGCCGACCGGGCCGCCGCACTGCTCACCGGCCGGCCCTCGGCGCTGGCCTCCGCGCTCACCAAGGTGAGCGGCGATATGGCGCGGATCCCGACAAAGGACCTGCGCAAGGCGGAGCCGTACAACGCCTTCTGGTTCGCGCCCGCGTTCTCCTCGAAGGAGAGCCTGAGCCGGCTGCTCTCCAGCCACCCCACCCTGGAGCAGCGGCTCGAGCAGCTGGCGCGGATCTCGGCGCAGCTCGGCGAGGCGTGAGGCGGGAATCGGAAGGCGGGTCGGCGGTGGGACTCCTCGACAGCATCCTCGGGCGCAGCCGGCCGGTGCGGCCGGATCTCGACCGGCTCTTCGGGCTTCCTGCGGCGGCCCTCACCCTCCAGGCAGGCACCGGTCTCGTGCCCACGGGTGCCGGGTCGGTGTGTTTCGCGGCGGTGGAGGGCGGAGCCTTCGGACGCCTGAAGGAGGAGGTACGGGAGCTGCTCGACGCCGACGCGGCCGACACCGCCACCGGCCCCGTCACGTACGCCTCGGACGCGTACGGCTACACCTGGCTCACCGTTCGCCGTCCCGCCGAGGATCTGATCACGCTGGTCAACGATCTGCACGCGGTCAACTCGCTCCTGGAGGAGGCCGGCTTCGGGCCGAACCTGCTCTGCTCGCTGACCGGGTTCCACGCACCGGGGGGCGACGGACGGGGGGTGCGGGAGCTCGCCCTCGTCTATCTCTACAAGCGCGGCACGTTCTATCCCTTCGCGCCGCGCGCCGATCGCGCCGAGACCCGCGACAACGCGCTGGAGCTGCAGGTGAAGGCGTTGCTCGCGGGTGACCTGGCCCTGGAGCCGGACATGGAGCGCTGGTTCCCCGTCTGGGGCGCCCCGGGGCTCGGCGGGGCGGGGTAGCTCCGGCGAGGCGGAACGGGACCCGGCCCCCGGGACCATGATCGCCCTGTGGTAGTTTGCCGTGGCCAGTCGTACCTCTGCGCGTACGCCGCGTGAGCGGCCGTCACGTGCACGGGTCAGGGAATCCGGTGGGAATCCGGAGCTGACGCGCAGCGGTGAGGGTGACGGGCGGGGCATCGGCCACTGGGCATGTCGTACGACGTACGCACCCGGGAAGGCGTCCCGTCCGGGTGACCCCGAGTCCGAAGACCTGCTGGCGGCCCCGGCACGGTACCGACGTCGTCCGGGAAGGACCGTACGACAGGCTCCGCGTATGAGCCGTGGACGCAGAGGATTCCCGCGTGCCCTTCGCACACCCCGCCCGTGCCCTTCGTTCCGCCGCGCTGCTGGTGACCGGGGCTTTGCTCGTCGCCGGCTGCGGCACCGGCGGCCCGGACGGCTCCGATCCGTCCGGGTCCGCCAAGTCCTCCGTACAGGGGGGTGCGAAGGGCGGCTATCCGATCACCCTGGAGAACTGCGGGCAGCGGGTCACGGTCACCGCGCCGCCGCGCCGGGCCGTGGCACTCGACCAGGGGTCGGCCGAGATCCTGCTCTCCCTCGGCCTCGCCGACCGGATGGTGGGCACGGCGACCTGGACGGACCCGGTACTGAAGGGCCTGGAGAAGGCGAACGCGTCCGTGCCCCGGCTCGCCGACCGCTACCCCTCCTTCGAGAAGGTGCTCGACACCGATCCGGACTTCGTCAGCGCCTCCTTCCTCTACACCCTCGGCAAGGGCGGCGTGGCGCCGCGCGAGCGCTTCACCCAACTCGGCGTCCCCACGTACCTCTCCCCCACCGACTGCGTCGACAAGGACAACAGCGGGGACGGCGACGGCGTGCGGACGCGCCCGCTGACGATGGAGACGGTGTACGGCGAAGTACGTGATCTGGCACGGGTGTTCGGCGTGCCGGAGCGCGGCGAGAAGCTGATCGGCGACCTTAAGGCGCGGGTCGAGAAGGCCCGCGCGGGCGCGGACTTCAAGGGCGCGTCCGTCCTCTACTGGTTCTCGGACTCGCAGGGTCCGTACATGGCGGGGTGCTGCGGTGCGCCCGGGATCGTCAGCACCACCCTCGGGGTGCGGAACGTCTTCGACGACACCAAGGAGGAGTGGCCGCAGATCAATTGGGAGACGGTCGCCGACCGCGACCCCGACGTCCTTGTGATCGCCGACCTGACGCGCAAGGCGCAGTCGGCGGAGAGCGCCGCGAAGAAGATCGAGTTCCTGGAGTCGCATCCGGTCACGAGGAACATGACGGCGGTGAAGGCGAAGCGGTACGTCATCCTCAGCGGCCAGGCGATGAACCCGACCGTCCGGACCGTCGAGGGCGTCGAGAAGGTCGCGGCCGCGCTGCGGTCGTACGGGCTCGCCAAGTGAGCCGGGTCGCCGCCCTCTCGGGGGCGGGCGGACTGGGGCTGCTGTGCGGGTCGGTGGCCGTCGCGATCACGATCGGCCCGGCGGACATCTCCGTGGCCGATGTGTGGTCGGTCGTCCTCGCACACCTGGGCCCGGGGGACACGGCGGTGCTGAGCCCGATCCGGGACGGGATCGTGTGGAACCTGCGGCTGCCGCGTACGCTCCTCGCCGCCGTGTGCGGCGCGGGGCTCGCGGTCTGCGGTGCGGTGATGCAGTCGCTGCTGCGCAATCCGCTCGCCGATCCGTTCGTGCTCGGGGTGTCGTCGGGCGCCTCGACCGGCGCGGTCGCGGTCGTCGTCCTCGGGGTGGGCGGGGGCGCGGTGTCGGTGACCGGCGGCGCGTTCGTGGGCGCGGTGTGCTCCTTCGCGCTCGTCCTGTTCCTCAGCCATGTCCTGGGCGGGTCGACGGACCGGGTGGTGCTCGCCGGGGTGGCCGCGATGCAGCTGTTCTCGGCGCTGACGTCGTTCGTCGTGATGACGGCGGCGGACGCCGAGACGACGCGGGGCGTGCTGTTCTGGCTGCTCGGCTCGCTGGCCGGGGCGGGGTGGACGGATGTCGCGGTGTGCGGGGCCGTGCTCGCGGCGGCGCTGCTGATCTGCGGCGGGTATGCGCGGACCCTGGACGCCTTCGCGTTCGGCGAGGACGCGGCGGCCTCGCTCGGGGTGTCCGTGGCCCGGACCCGGGTGGTGCTGCTGTGCGTGACGGCGCTCCTGACGGCCGCGCTGGTCGCGTCGGCGGGGGCGATCGGCTTCGTCGGCCTGGTCCTGCCGCACGCGGTGCGGATGCTCGCCGGTCCCGGGCACACGCGGCTGCTGCCGCTGACGGCGCTGGCCGGCGCGGTGTTCCTGGTGTGGGCGGACACCCTGGCCCGTACCGTGCTCGATCCGCAGGAGGTGCCGGTGGGTGTGGTGACCTCGCTGGTGGGTGTGCCGGCGTTCGTCCTCGTCCTC from Streptomyces fradiae includes:
- a CDS encoding TolB family protein, giving the protein MTAPTQRTKLLVTALAAVLLASLAAIAVMVGRQNAVADAPAGAPDGARPQAAGAAGRPGDRLRVLSNGLLSTVSLADPSGPRTVTTTRCDRVYTAGGTTACLTPAGALSGPRLLVLDERQRTRRTVPLTGLPNRTRVSADGRMVAWTLFVGGDSYAGGGFSTRTGILDTRTGHVIPSLEEFAVFRDGRRHRAADINVWGVTFAADDNRFYATVSSAGRRSLVEGDIAARTLRTLADNVECPSLSPDGRRIAFKQAVGADPAKGWRLSVLDLATLRRTALAETRSVDDQAAWIDDATVAYALQRADGTDDVWTVPADGTGRPRVLVPGAASPAVLPAPGRGR
- a CDS encoding ABC transporter substrate-binding protein, coding for MPFAHPARALRSAALLVTGALLVAGCGTGGPDGSDPSGSAKSSVQGGAKGGYPITLENCGQRVTVTAPPRRAVALDQGSAEILLSLGLADRMVGTATWTDPVLKGLEKANASVPRLADRYPSFEKVLDTDPDFVSASFLYTLGKGGVAPRERFTQLGVPTYLSPTDCVDKDNSGDGDGVRTRPLTMETVYGEVRDLARVFGVPERGEKLIGDLKARVEKARAGADFKGASVLYWFSDSQGPYMAGCCGAPGIVSTTLGVRNVFDDTKEEWPQINWETVADRDPDVLVIADLTRKAQSAESAAKKIEFLESHPVTRNMTAVKAKRYVILSGQAMNPTVRTVEGVEKVAAALRSYGLAK
- a CDS encoding MFS transporter, with the translated sequence MYLSTIGRKELPADPQDPARRGRWKAVGGNVLALGTVSLVTDVSAEMVTAVLPLYLVLGLHLSPAAYGALDGLHTGATALLRLVGGYVADRVRRRKAVAGVGYGLSAFAKLGLVAAGGSLASIGLVVAADRAGKGLRTAPRDALITLSAPEASLGRAFGVHRAMDSVGAFAGPLVALAVLTAAGQSFDAVFVTSFCVAALGLLILFLFVRDHREARPPSGTVSPRAVGRLLRTAPVRRLVCAACLLGLATVGDGFVYLLLQRRESLSIGWFPLLAVGTSLSYLLLSAPIGALADRIGRLPVMLGGYGVLAAVYLLLHGPLDGPVLLGTVLFLYGLFYAATEGVLMALAGPVLPERLRTTGIALVQSGQALAYLGSSVLFGLAWQEWGGATASRWAAVAVVGVGVATAFLLRSSSPRSTDEQKGSPS
- a CDS encoding FecCD family ABC transporter permease, giving the protein MSRVAALSGAGGLGLLCGSVAVAITIGPADISVADVWSVVLAHLGPGDTAVLSPIRDGIVWNLRLPRTLLAAVCGAGLAVCGAVMQSLLRNPLADPFVLGVSSGASTGAVAVVVLGVGGGAVSVTGGAFVGAVCSFALVLFLSHVLGGSTDRVVLAGVAAMQLFSALTSFVVMTAADAETTRGVLFWLLGSLAGAGWTDVAVCGAVLAAALLICGGYARTLDAFAFGEDAAASLGVSVARTRVVLLCVTALLTAALVASAGAIGFVGLVLPHAVRMLAGPGHTRLLPLTALAGAVFLVWADTLARTVLDPQEVPVGVVTSLVGVPAFVLVLYRARGTAR
- a CDS encoding DNRLRE domain-containing protein, encoding MPSRKVTTVALVGVLATGTLAATALTSLAPTAAAAGITFTATADTYVDSQYPSVNYGTSTQLGVDNSPVKQMVLRFDVSGLTQPVTRAKLRIHVDDVAGAESGNGGTFRAMSTTSWSETSVTYNNRPPIDGATLGTLGSVARNTWYEVDVTSYVTGNGTYGIGVTSSSTNGADYDARETGATAPQLVIETGTTPTPTPTPTSTATTTPPPSGDPVLVGAGDIATSGSGDTATANLLDGISGTVFTTGDNAYPNGTASDFSTYYEPTWGRHKARTRPAPGNHDYNTSGASAYYGYFGANAGPSGQGYYSYDLGNWHVVSLNSEVSMSVGSAQEKWLRADLAAANKPCTVAYWHKPRWTSSSSHAPEPATGPLVQALYDYNAEVVLTGHNHQYERFAPQNPSGQLDTARGLRQFVAGMGGASLYGFGTIQPNSEARNNDTFGVLKLTLHSNGYDWQFVPQAGKTYNDSGSGTCH
- a CDS encoding class I SAM-dependent methyltransferase, which gives rise to MVDNDALSATREAYDAAAHEYAALFRDSLRDSPLDRAMLSAFTEAVGATGADGDPGGGRVADLGCGPGHVTAHLAESGLTVFGVDASPAMIALARQAWPGLRFEVGSMGALDLADGTLAGILARWSLIHTPPAEVPAVLREFHRVLAPGGHLLLGFSATEGPSRPTQVFDHAVAPAYRWSPDHLAALLDETGMAEVARLVRAPQPTDRRQFQEVHLLARKDRT
- the htpX gene encoding zinc metalloprotease HtpX, producing the protein MAGTRSSSRSRYAPDRGLATRMATTMFLIGLLYVVFVGVLLVLLRGSWPVILLITGVLFVGQFWFSDKIAALGMGAREVTREQAPELHGTVDRICALADMPKPKVAIAESDVPNAFATGRGEKTALVCVTTGLLRRLEPEELEGVLAHEMSHVAHRDVAVMTIASFLGVLAGMMTRVALYSGLGRSRDSTLGAAVILVPVVSAVVYVVSFLLTRVLSRYRELAADRAAALLTGRPSALASALTKVSGDMARIPTKDLRKAEPYNAFWFAPAFSSKESLSRLLSSHPTLEQRLEQLARISAQLGEA